The Apodemus sylvaticus chromosome 4, mApoSyl1.1, whole genome shotgun sequence nucleotide sequence TGCATTCTCATTCAGAGAGAATTCTCTATATGGCATGATCATTTCCAGAGACCAGCACTGCAAAGCTGTACTTGTTAGTGACCACATGCCCACGGCACTACCTTTGTGTTACAGGAGGACACGTCGGGCTCTGTAAACAATGAAGCTTGCAGAAGCCACGCAGCTAGTTAGTATATACTCTAAACGCACCCATGATTTCACCTTATATTCTTTCTTAAAGAGGCTGAGTCCATTGGTGACAGTCGAGGTAAAAGAGTTGGCGCTCATGTGGTCAGTTCTGTCTGAGCCTCTGACAAAGACTGTTTGCTGAGGAAAGATAACCACTTTcctcttaactttttaaaaatttaatctttattttatgcataggagtgtttgtctttgtatctgtaagtgtaccacatgcatgcctggtgcctacagaggtaaGAAGACAGTGTTGGATAAAAGTTGGATTaaagttacagacggttgtgaaacactgtgtgtgtgtgtgtgtgtgtgtgtgtgtgtgtgtgtgtgtgtgtgtgtgtaatttgcaAACGTattgagtgctcttaaccgctgagccatcattTCTCTATGCCCCCGGACAACCCCTTACACTTTAAACTGTCCTAGGAAGTTTCCATAGAAACCTGTAAGGTTCCAGGCGAGGCCGTCAGCAAGCTCTGTACCCTAGCTTCTGGTCATCATGCAAATTGTCATTGGTTTCACTTAGATTTAACATGCCACGAAAAAGTGcgcagagagaaatggagagcaAAGATTGCAGTGTGGCCTTTCCCTCACATGCCCCGCACAGCCGTGCGTTAGAACTCTTAACATCGCCAGACTGGGAAAAGGAATGCCCCAAGTATGGAAAGAtgacgctgctgctgctgctgtccaaATGGGAAACACGGGTGGGGAAAATAATTCAGAGAGAGTGGGGGAAAGAAGAAAATCCCCGGCAGCTGCAAATAAGAAGCAAGTGAGTCTGTTACCTTGGATGAACTCAAATTTCCTGCTCACAGATGGCAGGGTCCTATTGAGACCCAGGATCCTGTCCAGGTGGAAGGCAAACACTTCACTCATGTCCAGAGGCTGCTTGAGAAGCCCACAGGGGCTAGACCCGCAGCCAGGCACAGAGCCTGAGGTGTTCTCTTCCAACACCAGCAAGCGGGTACCACTCTTGGAGATCGCCGGTAGGATGCTAGCCACCTCACCATCAGCCAGGAGGCGCATTCTGCGGATGTCTTCTTTGCTCAGCCATGAGGGGGCGCTCTCGCTATAAATCCTAATGTTGCTCTCTTGGGCCCTAGGCTGCTGCAAATTTGAACCTCTAGGACCATGCAGCACCTTCCAGGGTCGTTCACCAACCTTGGTCAGGTAACCCTGAACATAGCCGGGTACTTTCGCATCTGCTGCCCGTGCAACTTCCTGCTGTAAAAGGGACGGTCTAACCAGCACCTCCTGATCAGGGGCTACAGATGCCACCACCGCATACTTCTTCCTGCGCTTGGGTTTCACCGTGCCACGGATATTCGCAGGTTTGCTGCGCTTGGAGCGTAGAGTAATGTACACCACATTGGGCTGCAATGTGCTTCCATTGCCCTGCGACTCTGGAGGGGCCAGGGTACCATCCAGGGGGATCTCCGGGAAGGGTACTTTGAAGACGTCGTGGCTGTTGGGTGGCCCCCTGTCAGTTGCCTGCCCATGCTGAAAGGAGCCTCTGCCCACCTGGCTTACCAGAAAGCCCAAGTAGATGGCACAGGCAGTGCCCAGCAGGAGGTTCCGTCTGGTCCTGGGGCGCCGACTACTCCAAAGTTTACACACTCGTGGGGCACAGAGGGAGCAGACAAACCAGTTTATGAGCTG carries:
- the Gask1b gene encoding Golgi-associated kinase 1B, with product MTCPDKPGQLINWFVCSLCAPRVCKLWSSRRPRTRRNLLLGTACAIYLGFLVSQVGRGSFQHGQATDRGPPNSHDVFKVPFPEIPLDGTLAPPESQGNGSTLQPNVVYITLRSKRSKPANIRGTVKPKRRKKYAVVASVAPDQEVLVRPSLLQQEVARAADAKVPGYVQGYLTKVGERPWKVLHGPRGSNLQQPRAQESNIRIYSESAPSWLSKEDIRRMRLLADGEVASILPAISKSGTRLLVLEENTSGSVPGCGSSPCGLLKQPLDMSEVFAFHLDRILGLNRTLPSVSRKFEFIQDGRPRPIILWDSSLASASNDSHSSIKITWGTYQQLLKQKCWLNGRVPRPEWGCTDVHHHEWSKMALFDFLLQIYNRLDTNCCGFRPRKEDACMQNGLRPNCEDQNSVTLAHIIQRKNDPRHLVFINNKGFFDRSEDNLNFKLLEGIREFPESAVSVLKSQHLRQKLLQSLFLDQVYWESQGGRQGIEKLIDVIERRARILVTYINAHGARVLPMNE